Proteins encoded together in one Nocardioides marinisabuli window:
- the mca gene encoding mycothiol conjugate amidase Mca, with amino-acid sequence MSQHPQERPYDGLRLMHVHAHPDDESSKGAASTARYVDQGAEVHVVTCTGGERGSILNPKMERPDILANITEVRRQEMERARDILGITQHWLGFVDSGWPDGDPKPPLPEGCFGVAPLEESVEALVRIVREVRPHVLTTYDERGGYPHPDHVRCHEVSVAAFEAAGDPERFPDAGEPWQPLKLYYHHSFNRPRMEALHAAMQAHGLESPWEERLKDWKPEPEWDARITTKVECGAYFGVRDQALLAHATQIDPDGHWFAIPRELQLEVWPTEDYELVVSHVASTTPEDDLFAGIDRPGGTL; translated from the coding sequence ATGTCGCAGCACCCCCAGGAGCGGCCGTACGACGGCCTGCGTCTCATGCACGTCCACGCCCACCCCGACGACGAGTCGAGCAAGGGTGCGGCGTCCACCGCGCGCTACGTCGACCAGGGCGCCGAGGTGCACGTGGTCACGTGCACCGGCGGGGAGCGAGGCTCGATCCTCAACCCCAAGATGGAGCGCCCCGACATCCTGGCCAACATCACCGAGGTGCGCCGCCAGGAGATGGAGCGGGCCCGCGACATCCTCGGCATCACCCAGCACTGGCTCGGCTTCGTCGACTCGGGCTGGCCCGACGGCGACCCGAAGCCGCCGCTGCCCGAGGGCTGCTTCGGCGTCGCCCCGCTGGAGGAGTCGGTGGAGGCGCTGGTGCGGATCGTGCGCGAGGTGCGCCCGCACGTGCTGACGACGTACGACGAGCGGGGCGGCTACCCGCACCCCGACCACGTGCGCTGCCACGAGGTGAGCGTCGCGGCGTTCGAGGCGGCCGGCGACCCGGAGCGCTTCCCCGACGCGGGGGAGCCGTGGCAGCCGCTCAAGCTCTACTACCACCACTCCTTCAACCGCCCCCGCATGGAGGCGCTGCACGCCGCGATGCAGGCCCACGGCCTGGAGTCGCCGTGGGAGGAGCGGCTGAAGGACTGGAAGCCCGAGCCCGAGTGGGACGCCCGGATCACCACCAAGGTCGAGTGCGGCGCCTACTTCGGCGTGCGTGACCAGGCACTGCTGGCGCACGCCACCCAGATCGACCCCGACGGGCACTGGTTCGCGATCCCGCGCGAGCTGCAGCTCGAGGTGTGGCCGACCGAGGACTACGAGCTCGTGGTGAGCCATGTCGCGTCGACGACGCCCGAGGACGACCTCTTCGCGGGCATCGACCGCCCGGGTGGCACGCTGTGA
- a CDS encoding AI-2E family transporter has product MDEQLSSPDPAGPDPAGDVAVAQPDPAAPAPGGRLRRRTRRPRSVEEEEGLAHRLFQQWSQLRDERERRLTPPELASGADAYPRTHVPPGVDLAAAWAWRFLVIVAAGAVIAWTVGYLSVIVLPIVVALLVTALAVPAVDLLVRLRVPRGLAALLVVVGGLATVGGLLTFVGQQVANGATDLAEQTVAGLGQIRTWLEDGPLNASDSQVDRWINDAQRLITDQTSDGEVVSRITEVGTTLTHVVAGFFIVLFATYFFMADGQRIWSWLVRLAPRAARPRVDSSGRVAWISLTQFVRATVIVALVDAIGIATWAWFLGVPFVAAIGVLVFLGAFVPMIGATIAGVVAVLVALVAQGPVAALLMLVGVIVVQQVEGHVLQPFLMGRWVSVHPLAVILAIAAGVIVAGIAGALVAVPLAAAVNAVVQHLAANTAPGDDPQEELAEDYEESGASVDVQEHPEEAPS; this is encoded by the coding sequence GTGGACGAGCAGCTGAGCAGCCCCGACCCCGCCGGCCCCGACCCGGCAGGTGACGTCGCGGTCGCGCAGCCCGACCCCGCCGCGCCGGCCCCCGGCGGGCGGCTGCGACGCCGCACCCGGCGGCCCCGCTCGGTCGAGGAGGAGGAGGGCCTGGCCCACCGGCTCTTCCAGCAGTGGAGCCAGCTGCGCGACGAGCGCGAGCGCCGGCTCACCCCGCCCGAGCTGGCCAGCGGCGCCGACGCCTACCCCCGCACCCACGTCCCCCCTGGGGTCGACCTGGCCGCCGCGTGGGCGTGGCGGTTCCTGGTGATCGTGGCCGCCGGCGCGGTCATCGCCTGGACCGTCGGCTACCTGTCGGTCATCGTGCTGCCGATCGTGGTGGCCCTGCTCGTGACCGCGCTGGCCGTGCCCGCGGTCGACCTGCTCGTCCGGCTGCGGGTGCCCCGCGGGCTGGCCGCGCTGCTCGTCGTCGTCGGCGGGCTGGCCACGGTCGGCGGGCTGCTGACCTTCGTGGGCCAGCAGGTGGCCAACGGCGCCACCGACCTGGCCGAGCAGACGGTCGCCGGCCTCGGCCAGATCCGCACCTGGCTCGAGGACGGCCCCCTCAACGCCAGCGACTCCCAGGTCGACCGGTGGATCAACGACGCGCAGCGCCTGATCACCGACCAGACCAGCGACGGCGAGGTCGTCAGCCGGATCACCGAGGTCGGCACCACGCTGACCCACGTGGTCGCCGGCTTCTTCATCGTGCTCTTCGCGACCTACTTCTTCATGGCCGACGGCCAGCGGATCTGGTCGTGGCTGGTGCGGCTGGCCCCGCGCGCGGCCCGCCCCCGGGTGGACTCCTCGGGCCGGGTCGCCTGGATCTCGCTGACGCAGTTCGTGCGGGCCACCGTCATCGTGGCGCTCGTCGACGCCATCGGCATCGCCACCTGGGCCTGGTTCCTGGGCGTGCCGTTCGTGGCCGCCATCGGCGTGCTGGTCTTCCTGGGCGCCTTCGTGCCGATGATCGGTGCCACCATCGCCGGTGTCGTGGCGGTCCTGGTGGCCCTGGTCGCCCAGGGCCCGGTGGCCGCGCTGCTGATGCTGGTCGGCGTCATCGTCGTCCAGCAGGTCGAGGGCCACGTGCTCCAGCCGTTCCTGATGGGGCGCTGGGTCTCGGTGCACCCGCTCGCGGTGATCCTCGCGATCGCGGCCGGCGTGATCGTCGCCGGGATCGCCGGGGCGCTCGTCGCGGTGCCGCTCGCGGCGGCCGTCAACGCCGTCGTGCAGCACCTGGCCGCCAACACCGCGCCCGGCGACGACCCACAGGAGGAGCTCGCCGAGGACTACGAGGAGAGCGGCGCCAGCGTCGACGTGCAGGAGCATCCCGAGGAGGCCCCGTCGTGA
- a CDS encoding cystathionine gamma-synthase: protein MSEQQHLAKAGFETRAIHAGYEPDPTTGAVIPPIYATSTYKQDGVGGLRGGYEYSRSANPTRTALEGNIAALEQGERGFAFASGLAAEDTLVRSLCTPGDHVVIPDDAYGGTYRLFDKVEKAWGLEHSPAPVSDVDAVRAAIRPGQTRLVWVETPTNPMLTIGDIEALAAVAHEAGALLVVDNTFASPYLQQPLILGADVVLHSTTKYCGGHSDVVGGALVVRDLEVADKVAFHQNAIGAVAGPFDAWLTLRGLKTLGVRMDRHCDNAEKVVDFLLDHPKVEQVVYPGLESHPGHDVAAKQMKRFGGMVSFRVTGGEQAALAVCEGTEVFTLGESLGGVESLIEHPGRMTHASVAGTDLEVPADLVRLSVGIETADDLIADLDRALG, encoded by the coding sequence GTGAGTGAGCAGCAGCACCTGGCCAAGGCGGGCTTCGAGACCCGCGCCATCCACGCCGGCTACGAGCCGGACCCCACGACGGGGGCGGTGATCCCGCCGATCTACGCCACGTCGACGTACAAGCAGGACGGCGTCGGCGGCCTGCGCGGCGGCTACGAGTACTCCCGCTCGGCGAACCCCACGCGCACCGCGCTCGAGGGCAACATCGCCGCCCTCGAGCAGGGTGAGCGCGGCTTCGCCTTCGCCTCCGGCCTGGCGGCCGAGGACACCCTGGTGCGCTCGCTGTGCACCCCGGGCGACCACGTGGTCATCCCCGACGACGCGTACGGCGGCACCTACCGCCTCTTCGACAAGGTCGAGAAGGCCTGGGGCCTGGAGCACAGCCCGGCGCCCGTCTCCGACGTCGACGCGGTGCGGGCCGCGATCCGCCCCGGGCAGACGAGGCTGGTCTGGGTCGAGACCCCGACCAACCCGATGCTGACCATCGGCGACATCGAGGCCCTGGCGGCCGTGGCCCACGAGGCCGGCGCGCTGCTCGTCGTCGACAACACCTTCGCCTCGCCCTACCTGCAGCAGCCGCTGATCCTCGGCGCCGACGTGGTGCTGCACTCGACCACGAAGTACTGCGGCGGGCACTCCGACGTGGTCGGCGGCGCGCTGGTCGTGCGCGACCTCGAGGTCGCCGACAAGGTCGCCTTCCACCAGAACGCCATCGGCGCCGTGGCCGGGCCCTTCGACGCGTGGCTGACGCTGCGCGGGCTCAAGACCCTGGGCGTGCGCATGGACCGGCACTGCGACAACGCCGAGAAGGTCGTCGACTTCCTGCTCGACCACCCGAAGGTCGAGCAGGTCGTCTACCCCGGGCTCGAGTCGCACCCCGGCCACGACGTCGCCGCCAAGCAGATGAAGCGCTTCGGCGGGATGGTCTCCTTCCGCGTCACCGGCGGCGAGCAGGCCGCGCTGGCGGTCTGCGAGGGCACCGAGGTCTTCACCCTGGGTGAGTCGCTCGGCGGCGTCGAGTCGCTCATCGAGCACCCCGGCCGGATGACCCACGCCAGCGTCGCCGGCACCGACCTCGAGGTCCCCGCCGACCTCGTGCGGCTCTCCGTCGGCATCGAGACCGCCGACGACCTCATCGCCGACCTCGACCGCGCCCTCGGGTGA
- the ilvA gene encoding threonine ammonia-lyase → MSHQPTVGLAEIEAAREVLAGVAVRTPMEESRWLSQLVGGEVRLKAENLQRTGSFKARGAYVRISRLSEAERARGVVAASAGNHAQGVALAAQLLGISATVFMPEGAPIPKERATRGYGAEVVFTGQYLEDALVAAHEFAERTGAVLIHPFDHADVVAGQGTVGLEIIEQLPEVATVVVPTGGGGLLAGVALAVKALRPDVRVVGVQAKDAAAYPGSLEAGRPTPLAVMRTMADGIAVGRPGDLTFAAVVEHVDEVVTVSEDSLARAVLSLAERAKLVCEPAGAAAVAALLDRPEAFEAPVVAVLSGGNIDPLLLGKVIRHGMAAAGRYLNLDVTIPDAPGGLARLLTEVSAAGANVLEVAHERISPALSMDEVEVHLQLETRGPEHSDSVLTRLREHGYRVQQ, encoded by the coding sequence GTGAGCCACCAGCCCACCGTCGGCCTGGCCGAGATCGAGGCCGCCCGCGAGGTCCTCGCCGGCGTTGCGGTGCGTACGCCGATGGAGGAGTCGCGCTGGCTCTCCCAGCTGGTCGGCGGCGAGGTGCGCCTCAAGGCCGAGAACCTCCAGCGCACCGGCTCCTTCAAGGCCCGCGGCGCCTACGTGCGGATCTCCCGGCTCAGCGAGGCGGAGCGCGCCCGTGGCGTCGTCGCCGCCTCGGCCGGCAACCACGCGCAGGGCGTGGCGCTGGCCGCGCAGCTGCTCGGGATCTCCGCGACCGTCTTCATGCCCGAGGGCGCCCCGATCCCCAAGGAGCGCGCCACCCGCGGCTACGGCGCCGAGGTCGTCTTCACCGGGCAGTACCTCGAGGACGCGCTGGTCGCGGCCCACGAGTTCGCCGAGCGCACCGGGGCGGTGCTGATCCACCCCTTCGACCACGCCGACGTCGTCGCCGGTCAGGGCACCGTGGGTCTCGAGATCATCGAGCAGCTGCCCGAGGTGGCCACCGTGGTGGTGCCCACCGGCGGCGGTGGGCTGCTGGCCGGTGTCGCGCTGGCGGTCAAGGCGCTGCGCCCCGACGTACGGGTCGTGGGCGTGCAGGCCAAGGACGCCGCGGCCTACCCCGGGTCGCTGGAGGCCGGCCGGCCCACACCGCTGGCGGTGATGCGCACGATGGCCGACGGCATCGCCGTCGGCCGCCCCGGAGACCTGACCTTCGCCGCCGTCGTCGAGCACGTCGACGAGGTGGTCACCGTCAGCGAGGACTCCCTGGCGCGGGCGGTGCTGTCGCTGGCCGAGCGCGCGAAGCTCGTCTGCGAGCCGGCCGGCGCGGCCGCGGTCGCGGCGCTGCTGGACCGGCCCGAGGCGTTCGAGGCGCCGGTGGTGGCCGTGCTCTCGGGCGGCAACATCGACCCGCTGCTGCTGGGCAAGGTGATCCGCCACGGCATGGCCGCGGCCGGGCGCTACCTCAACCTCGACGTCACGATCCCCGACGCCCCCGGCGGCCTCGCGCGGCTGCTCACCGAGGTCAGCGCCGCCGGCGCCAACGTGCTCGAGGTCGCCCACGAGCGCATCTCGCCGGCATTGTCGATGGACGAGGTCGAGGTGCACCTGCAGCTCGAGACGCGAGGCCCCGAGCACTCCGACTCCGTGCTGACGCGGCTGCGCGAGCACGGCTACCGCGTCCAGCAGTAG
- the trxA gene encoding thioredoxin, with protein sequence MATIELTEANFETHVKEDDILLVDFWAEWCGPCKQFAPTYEAASEAHSDITFGSIDTESEQQLAAAAGIQSIPTLMAFREGILVFAQPGALPAPALDQVIQAVRDLDMDEVRQQIEAQDGAQAQEG encoded by the coding sequence ATGGCAACCATCGAGCTGACCGAGGCCAACTTCGAGACCCACGTGAAGGAGGACGACATCCTCCTGGTCGACTTCTGGGCGGAGTGGTGCGGGCCGTGCAAGCAGTTCGCACCGACCTACGAGGCCGCCTCCGAGGCGCATTCCGACATCACCTTCGGCTCCATCGACACCGAGTCCGAGCAGCAGCTGGCCGCCGCGGCCGGCATCCAGTCGATCCCGACCCTGATGGCCTTCCGCGAGGGCATCCTGGTCTTCGCCCAGCCCGGCGCGCTGCCCGCGCCGGCGCTCGACCAGGTCATCCAGGCCGTGCGCGACCTCGACATGGACGAGGTGCGCCAGCAGATCGAGGCCCAGGACGGCGCCCAGGCCCAGGAGGGCTGA
- the greA gene encoding transcription elongation factor GreA, with product MTQSTEPGKIWLTKDAFEKLSAELEELKGPVRADVIERISNARDEGDLKENGGYHAAREEQGRIEGRIRQLEDMLRRAEIGETPPDDGVVEPGMKVTYKFVGDDDDEAETFLLGAREIEDSVEDLKVYSPQSPLGQAINGASRGDTVSYEAPNGKMLEVVILDAVPYTI from the coding sequence ATGACGCAGTCGACCGAGCCGGGCAAGATCTGGCTGACCAAGGACGCCTTCGAGAAGCTCAGCGCCGAGCTCGAGGAGCTCAAGGGCCCGGTGCGTGCGGACGTCATCGAGCGCATCAGCAACGCCCGCGACGAGGGCGACCTGAAGGAGAACGGCGGCTACCACGCCGCCCGTGAGGAGCAGGGCCGCATCGAGGGCCGCATCCGCCAGCTCGAGGACATGCTCCGCCGCGCCGAGATCGGCGAGACCCCTCCCGACGACGGTGTCGTCGAGCCCGGCATGAAGGTCACCTACAAGTTCGTCGGCGACGACGACGACGAGGCCGAGACCTTCCTGCTCGGTGCCCGCGAGATCGAGGACTCGGTCGAGGACCTGAAGGTCTACTCGCCGCAGTCCCCGCTGGGCCAGGCCATCAACGGCGCCAGCCGCGGCGACACGGTCTCCTACGAGGCCCCCAACGGCAAGATGCTCGAGGTCGTCATCCTCGACGCGGTGCCGTACACGATCTGA
- a CDS encoding DUF4307 domain-containing protein, which yields MTSQDLLTERYGAPAPWRRRSLLAAVAVVAAVSLAWLAWTTLVHANPSVRSDIVGFDVVDDHTTTAVVDVRVGADATDVQCLVRAYAADKVVVGERVFTPTGDGRTEVSVRTERLATAIENVGCTADGQSRPR from the coding sequence GTGACCTCGCAGGACCTCCTCACCGAGCGGTACGGCGCCCCCGCGCCGTGGCGGCGCCGCTCGCTGCTCGCCGCGGTCGCGGTGGTGGCCGCTGTCTCGCTGGCCTGGCTGGCCTGGACCACGCTCGTGCACGCCAACCCGTCGGTGCGCTCCGACATCGTGGGCTTCGACGTGGTCGACGACCACACGACCACCGCCGTGGTCGACGTGCGGGTGGGCGCCGACGCCACCGACGTGCAGTGCCTGGTGCGCGCCTACGCCGCCGACAAGGTCGTGGTCGGCGAGCGGGTCTTCACCCCCACCGGCGACGGGCGCACCGAGGTCAGCGTCCGCACCGAGCGGCTCGCGACGGCCATCGAGAACGTCGGCTGCACCGCCGACGGCCAGTCGCGACCGCGCTGA